The Thermoplasma acidophilum DSM 1728 genome includes a window with the following:
- a CDS encoding minichromosome maintenance protein MCM — translation MISSEVSEDRIKDLWRDFFRLYGYSDEINRIHQEYPEVRTLYVSFRDLEDYNWQFAGSILVSPEIYIRAGEEVILQDYLLDRVTQRFNIFNLRIKDLEEKNVAYRIRDIRSANIGTLISVSGIVRKNTEVFPKLKNAAFECSSCHGLTYVEQTENRLSEPQVCDHCGLSRGKDKIFFKLRPNLSEFIDVQKVEIQEDPETLEGGSQPQRITIITEDDLAGLLYPGNRVIVDGILRTEQRRQGNIPLTEFFTYLYAINVRKDVKELESVKITEEDKKRIIEISKKPDIIDVISRSIAPTIHGLDMVKKALALQMFGGVRKVMKDGTTMRGDIHILMVGDPGTAKSQLLKYMAEVSPRGIFTFGRGSSAAGLTAAAVRDEFGEGRWTLEAGALVLADNGFVAIDELDKMDEHDTAAMHEAMEQQTVTISKAGIMATLKARASVLAAANPKFGRYDLNRNLAEQINFPLPLLSRFDVIFKMVDHPNKDSDSRLAEHVLKAHRIGEIYRSIEHSDADIEIDEQGFEPEIDKDTLRKYVAYARNNVFPRLSDEAIAILQDQYVKTRSTSHDAIPITVRQLESTIRLAEAAARARLSTIVTVEDALLAKKIVDYYLMDVSMDNGKMDIDIIYTGASSKQRNDMETVLDIIKQLKSEKGMAEVADVINVAMSRGMTQKKAEEALLKLKNAGQIFEKSYGKIDVIS, via the coding sequence GGTTCCATACTGGTCTCTCCGGAAATATACATAAGGGCCGGAGAGGAGGTGATACTTCAGGATTATCTCCTGGACAGGGTAACGCAGAGGTTCAACATATTCAATCTCAGGATAAAGGACCTTGAGGAGAAGAACGTAGCGTACAGGATACGCGATATAAGGAGCGCAAACATAGGCACACTCATCAGCGTATCTGGCATAGTCAGGAAGAACACCGAGGTGTTTCCCAAGCTGAAGAACGCTGCCTTCGAATGCAGCAGCTGCCACGGCCTCACGTACGTGGAACAGACGGAGAACAGGCTCAGCGAGCCGCAGGTCTGCGACCACTGCGGACTCTCCAGAGGCAAGGACAAGATATTCTTCAAACTCAGGCCCAACCTATCCGAATTCATAGACGTGCAGAAGGTGGAGATACAGGAGGACCCGGAAACGCTTGAAGGGGGATCGCAGCCTCAGCGCATAACCATCATAACCGAGGACGATCTTGCAGGCTTACTCTACCCGGGAAACAGGGTGATCGTGGACGGCATACTGAGGACGGAGCAGCGCAGGCAGGGAAACATACCGCTGACCGAGTTCTTCACCTACCTGTACGCAATAAACGTCAGGAAGGACGTCAAGGAGCTCGAGAGCGTGAAGATAACCGAAGAGGATAAGAAGAGGATCATCGAGATATCGAAGAAACCCGACATAATAGATGTCATATCCAGATCGATAGCGCCGACGATACACGGCCTGGATATGGTGAAGAAGGCGCTTGCGCTGCAGATGTTCGGCGGTGTACGGAAGGTGATGAAGGACGGCACGACCATGCGCGGCGATATACACATACTTATGGTCGGTGATCCCGGTACCGCCAAATCGCAGCTCCTGAAATACATGGCGGAGGTCTCGCCGAGGGGCATCTTCACCTTCGGCAGGGGGTCAAGCGCTGCCGGCCTCACGGCCGCCGCCGTACGGGATGAGTTCGGAGAGGGAAGATGGACGCTGGAAGCGGGCGCACTGGTCCTCGCGGACAACGGCTTCGTGGCCATCGACGAACTGGACAAGATGGACGAACACGATACCGCTGCGATGCACGAGGCCATGGAGCAGCAGACCGTAACCATATCCAAGGCGGGCATAATGGCAACGCTGAAGGCCCGCGCATCCGTGCTTGCAGCTGCCAACCCGAAGTTCGGCAGGTACGACCTGAACAGGAACCTCGCCGAGCAGATCAACTTTCCCCTTCCGCTGCTCTCAAGGTTCGATGTCATATTCAAGATGGTCGATCATCCGAACAAGGACAGCGACAGCAGGCTTGCAGAGCACGTGCTGAAGGCGCACAGGATCGGCGAGATCTACAGGAGCATAGAGCACAGCGATGCCGACATCGAAATTGACGAGCAGGGCTTCGAACCGGAGATCGACAAGGACACGCTCAGGAAGTACGTGGCATACGCAAGGAACAATGTCTTTCCAAGGCTCAGCGACGAGGCAATAGCCATACTCCAGGATCAGTACGTCAAGACCAGGAGCACGTCGCACGATGCAATACCCATAACCGTGAGGCAGCTTGAATCCACCATAAGGCTCGCTGAAGCCGCGGCCCGTGCCAGGCTGTCCACGATCGTAACGGTAGAGGACGCCCTGCTGGCGAAGAAGATCGTCGATTACTACCTGATGGATGTGTCCATGGACAATGGAAAGATGGATATCGACATCATATATACGGGAGCAAGTTCGAAGCAGAGGAATGATATGGAAACTGTCCTTGATATAATAAAGCAGCTGAAGTCGGAAAAGGGCATGGCCGAGGTCGCTGACGTCATAAACGTGGCCATGAGCAGGGGCATGACTCAGAAGAAGGCTGAGGAAGCTTTGCTTAAGCTGAAGAACGCGGGCCAGATATTCGAGAAATCCTACGGAAAGATCGACGTGATAAGTTGA
- a CDS encoding DUF424 domain-containing protein codes for MMKISEVRGEILLAAADADIVGKKFREKNLHIEVYPSFYGEVRVTDEMFISSMNICTIANLVGEYTIGVAIDAGFIEKDNILYIQKVPYAQYAKIFQ; via the coding sequence GTGATGAAGATCAGCGAGGTGCGCGGTGAGATACTCCTCGCTGCAGCCGACGCCGACATTGTCGGCAAGAAGTTCCGTGAGAAGAACCTGCACATAGAGGTTTACCCGTCGTTCTACGGCGAGGTGAGGGTAACCGATGAGATGTTCATATCTTCGATGAACATCTGCACCATAGCGAACCTCGTCGGGGAATACACGATAGGCGTTGCCATTGATGCAGGTTTCATAGAGAAGGACAACATACTGTACATACAGAAGGTACCGTATGCGCAGTATGCAAAGATATTCCAGTGA
- a CDS encoding class I SAM-dependent methyltransferase translates to MMAKHQAVKKIFDQIATKYDLIDTIISLGLDQHWRRVLVSSLGLREGMRCLDCGAGSGKVTELIYFRCGGCDVTALDITDSMFNPELKKYVKFVVSPAESLPFPDASFDRVSSAFLTRNLADIDRYFAEVYRVLRPGGVFVNMDIYNPTRPVISEFFSLYFYRFVPFFGNRATGSKNYTYLANTVKYFHRPSVISQKLADRGFSVEATDLFFGAVYLHRSVKPEGRG, encoded by the coding sequence ATGATGGCGAAGCACCAGGCTGTGAAGAAGATATTCGATCAGATCGCTACAAAGTACGACCTCATCGACACAATAATAAGCCTCGGCCTTGACCAGCACTGGAGGCGCGTTCTGGTCAGCAGCCTTGGCCTCAGGGAGGGCATGCGCTGCCTTGACTGCGGGGCCGGCAGCGGCAAGGTTACGGAGCTCATATACTTCAGGTGCGGAGGCTGCGATGTCACCGCCCTGGACATAACGGACAGCATGTTCAATCCGGAGCTGAAGAAGTACGTCAAATTCGTGGTATCGCCCGCAGAATCGCTCCCCTTCCCGGACGCGTCCTTCGACCGGGTCTCATCGGCCTTCCTTACCAGGAACCTGGCGGACATCGACAGGTACTTTGCCGAGGTCTACAGGGTGCTCAGGCCGGGCGGCGTATTCGTCAACATGGACATATACAATCCGACAAGGCCAGTCATATCGGAATTCTTCTCCCTGTACTTCTACAGGTTCGTGCCCTTCTTCGGGAACAGGGCAACGGGATCGAAGAATTACACGTACCTGGCGAACACAGTAAAGTACTTCCACAGGCCATCCGTCATAAGCCAGAAGCTTGCGGACAGGGGGTTCAGCGTTGAGGCAACAGACCTGTTCTTCGGCGCGGTTTACCTGCACAGATCGGTCAAGCCGGAGGGGAGGGGCTGA